CCGTACTAGTAAGCTACGATTCTATTAATACAACAAGTAAAAGCTACAAAACAGATGTTTTTGCAAGTTATTACAGCAACAAGCTTAACGGCCGTTTAACCGCAAGCGGAAAACGTTTTAACAACACCGCGTATACAGCCGCACATAAAAAACTACCGTTTGGTACCCAAGTAAAAGTTACAAACCCCAAAAACAACAAATTTGTGGTCGTTACAATTACCGACCGTGGCCCATTTAGTAAAGGCAAAGAAATTGATTTAACCCAACGCGCTTTTAACGAAATTACGCATCAAAAAGGTTTGGGCGTTTTAAAAGTTGATTTAGAAGTTTTAGAATAATTGCTACCAAGTTGTAAACGGATGTTGTGTTAAATATGCATTGTAATAACGGGCATCTTGCGTAACTTCTTCAGCAATCCAATCGGGTAAATCTATAATTTGTTGGGCATTTTGCAATT
This genomic window from Flavobacterium agricola contains:
- a CDS encoding septal ring lytic transglycosylase RlpA family protein: MMQLLRFILFFFPFLITAQQQTSKVDSLLQVQAVLVSYDSINTTSKSYKTDVFASYYSNKLNGRLTASGKRFNNTAYTAAHKKLPFGTQVKVTNPKNNKFVVVTITDRGPFSKGKEIDLTQRAFNEITHQKGLGVLKVDLEVLE